A genomic stretch from Xiphophorus maculatus strain JP 163 A chromosome 16, X_maculatus-5.0-male, whole genome shotgun sequence includes:
- the LOC102217532 gene encoding interleukin-12 receptor subunit beta-2-like — MATPTTWWPLSVLLVTFPCCCCSSPGLPTPPSNLECCRPCDQTDCSVIKCIWDPKTHPDSRTIYTLHWKPENEEEEPVTYGNSSDGYIHRENFESHGELRVWVQAQNQNGSVKSQEIVIHTQHIIKPPPPTITSSDEDLLEVYWSTICGKLELNVGVCDVRYRTENDQNWIWTEYNLSSSYGITEPQPSTVYVFQVRCKCDQSLISDWSPDFLRKSAESSPVGEVDAWWDCGLLLSNSDCFLNWKNLSISQARGYILRYEITVFNINGTKQLINVFTDNPSSLFVYDEMKWRLISSLKDVSSVSVSAYNALGATKASCLPRQRPGNQATEPKIYLEMNEQNLTVSWNLSSKVSDSTKQYVVQYKECLPGSGFDWIKVDSKQTTVVFKGTFKKYTSYQVSLFAVSNLNEISQLATATGYSAQGVPSKVPSFKVFKIAGTAVTLEWEPVPCSNQRGVILYYEIGLNTQGDPKYISTLVRNINVTSGTTCKLEALSPGQKYMAWIRAVSAAGPSEKVNTTFTINHHEDYAFVTPIVVIVLLVITTALTSFILCVFQGAKKECPLLPHCLYEKVPDPSNSQIFKQMKRQINEPLTWMRGPLYEPYPTISVLEVVEIKSKVFDPDMMKKENACHLMDCQDDQQEHPTRENSDSTDSRYGRKEYSKMVDSDEERNDCWSSSEEEQSTSGYEKHFMPSPLEVMVE; from the exons ATGGCCACACCTACGACGTGGTGGCCGCTGTCCGTCTTACTGGTCACCTTCCCGTGCTGTTGTTGTTCTAGCCCAG GTCTTCCCACTCCTCCCTCTAACCTTGAGTGCTGCAGACCGTGCGATCAGACGGACTGTTCAGTTATTAAATGCATTTGGGATCCAAAAACCCACCCTGATAGCCGCACTATCTACACCCTTCACTGGAAGCCAGAAAATGAAGA GGAGGAGCCTGTGACCTATGGGAATAGCTCAGACGGTTATATCCATCGGGAAAACTTCGAGAGCCATGGAGAACTCCGGGTTTGGGTCCAGGCTCAGAATCAGAACGGTTCTGTCAAATCTCAGGAAATTGTTATCCACACCCAACACATCA TCAAGCCACCCCCACCTACAATTACATCAAGTGATGAAGATCTGTTAGAGGTTTACTGGAGCACCATCTGTGGCAAGCTAGAGCTTAATGTTGGAGTCTGTGACGTTAGATATCGTACTGAGAATGACCAAAACTGGATTTGG ACTGAGTATAACTTAAGTAGCAGCTACGGAATCACAGAACCCCAGCCCAGCACAGTTTACGTATTTCAGGTCCGTTGTAAATGTGACCAGAGCCTGATCAGTGACTGGAGTCCAGACTTTCTAAGAAAAAGTGCTGAGTCTT CCCCGGTTGGAGAGGTTGATGCATGGTGGGACTGTGGGCTGCTTCTGTCAAACTCTGACTGTTTTCTGAACTGGAAG AATCTTTCTATTTCTCAGGCCCGAGGTTACATTCTTCGATATGAAATCACAGTTTTCAACATTAATGGCACTAAACAGCTAATAAATGTGTTCACGGACAACCCAAGCAGCCTCTTTGTGTATGATGAAATGAAGTGGCGCCTCATCTCATCTCTGAAGGATGTGTCATCTGTTAGTGTATCAGCCTACAATGCTCTCGGTGCTACAAAAGCTTCTTGTCTGCCTAGGCAGAGACCAG GAAATCAAGCAACTGAACCAAAAATTTACCTCGAGATGAACGAACAGAACCTCACTGTGTCCTGGAACCTGTCCTCCAAGGTTTCCGACAGCACCAAACAGTATGTGGTGCAATACAAAGAGTGTCTACCTGGAAGCGGATTTGACTGGATCAAAGTGGACAGTAAACAGACCACAGTCGTTTTTAAAG gtacatttaaaaagtacacaTCATACCAAGTATCATTGTTTGCAGTGTCAAACTTGAATGAAATTAGTCAGCTTGCAACAGCTACAGGATATTCAGCTCAGGGAG TTCCCTCTAAAGTGCCTTCATTCAAGGTGTTTAAAATTGCTGGAACTGCTGTGACTCTGGAATGGGAGCCAGTTCCCTGTTCCAACCAGAGGGGGGTGATCTTGTACTATGAAATAGGACTGAACACGCAAGGAG ATCCAAAATACATTTCTACTCTAGTGCGCAACATAAATGTCACCTCAGGTACAACTTGCAAGCTGGAGGCTCTTAGTCCAGGTCAGAAATACATGGCTTGGATAAGGGCTGTGAGCGCTGCTGGGCCCAGTGAAAAGGTCAACACAACATTCACAATCAATCATCATGAAGATTATG CATTTGTGACTCCCATTGTGGTGATTGTGCTGCTGGTCATCACGACAGCTCTCACCAGTTTCATACTATG tgtttttcaagGAGCCAAAAAAGAGTGCCCACTTCTACCTCATTGTCTGTATGAGAAAGTGCCAGATCCCAGCAACAGCCAAATCTTCAAACAGATGAAGCGCCAG ATTAACGAGCCCTTGACTTGGATGCGCGGTCCCCTCTACGAACCTTATCCAACGATCTCTGTTTTGGAAGTtgtggaaataaaatccaagGTATTTGACCCTGACATGATGAAAAAGGAGAATGCCTGTCACCTGATGGACTGCCAGGATGATCAACAGGAGCATCCCACCAGAGAAAACAGTGACAGTACAGACAGCAGATATGGGAGGAAGGAGTACAGTAAAATGGTCGACTCTGATGAAGAGAGGAATGATTGTTGGAGCTCATCAGAGGAAGAACAGTCTACCTCAGGTTATGAAAAGCACTTCATGCCCTCTCCTTTGGAAGTAATGGTGGAGTAA
- the LOC102228561 gene encoding relaxin-3-like — protein MWKAVVMAVCLLVAGVGAQPMEDPTYGVKLCGREFIRAVIFTCGGSRWKRSLRSQDVSEDPFTSHQDESSEGLTSNFMVENFLQTTKDLSFTPQNNPNGGFSRSTRSFITDEILEALRKADRKGRDVVVGLSNACCKWGCSKSEISSLC, from the exons ATGTGGAAAGCAGTGGTAATGGCCGTGTGTTTGCTTGTGGCTGGGGTTGGAGCTCAGCCCATGGAGGATCCAACGTACGGGGTGAAACTCTGTGGCAGAGAGTTTATTCGAGCAGTCATCTTCACCTGCGGAGGATCACGCTGGAAACGATCACTTAGAAGTCAAG ATGTTTCAGAGGACCCATTCACCTCCCATCAAGATGAGTCTTCAGAGGGCTTGACCTCCAACTTTATGGTTGAAAATTTCCTTCAAACAACCAAAGACCTCAGCTTCACGCCCCAAAACAACCCTAATGGTGGGTTCAGCAGGTCCACCCGGTCGTTCATTACTGATGAAATCCTGGAGGCTCTCCGGAAAGCTGACCGCAAAGGCAGGGACGTCGTGGTGGGTCTGTCCAACGCCTGCTGCAAGTGGGGCTGCAGCAAAAGCGAGATCAGCTCCCTTTGCTGA